The following are encoded together in the Saliniramus fredricksonii genome:
- a CDS encoding response regulator transcription factor: protein MALDGETTIIIADDHPLFRGALCQALALAMPGARIREAGDLDDLIRALREDDAADLILLDLAMPGAQGFSGLIYLRAQHPAIPVAIVSASEDAANVRRAMSFGAVGFIPKSADSARIAEAVAAILAGGTWVDPDLPETGQDDAVDAIARRLASLTPQQVRVLMMLSEGLLNKQIAYELNVSEATVKAHVSAILQKLGVDSRTQAVITAAKVGAAPDSASAA from the coding sequence ATGGCTTTGGATGGCGAAACGACCATCATCATAGCGGATGATCATCCGCTGTTTCGGGGCGCGCTGTGTCAGGCACTCGCGCTCGCCATGCCGGGGGCGCGGATACGCGAAGCCGGTGATCTTGATGACCTGATAAGGGCACTGCGCGAAGATGATGCGGCTGACCTGATCCTGCTCGATCTTGCCATGCCAGGGGCTCAGGGCTTTTCCGGCCTGATCTATCTGCGGGCGCAGCATCCCGCGATACCTGTCGCGATCGTATCGGCCAGTGAGGATGCGGCCAATGTCCGCCGCGCCATGTCGTTCGGCGCGGTCGGCTTCATTCCGAAATCAGCCGATAGCGCACGCATCGCCGAGGCGGTTGCCGCCATTCTGGCCGGCGGGACCTGGGTCGATCCCGATCTGCCGGAGACCGGTCAGGATGATGCGGTCGATGCCATCGCCCGGCGCCTCGCCAGCCTCACCCCGCAGCAGGTGCGTGTGCTGATGATGCTGTCGGAGGGCCTCCTGAACAAGCAGATCGCCTATGAACTCAACGTGTCCGAGGCGACGGTGAAGGCGCATGTCTCCGCGATCTTGCAAAAGCTTGGGGTCGACAGCCGCACCCAGGCGGTGATCACCGCCGCGAAGGTCGGTGCGGCTCCGGATTCGGCTAGCGCCGCCTGA